The segment GTGGTATAATATAAGACAGGAGTTCTTTAATTTGTCCATGTGTATTATAGAGGCAATCGCGAACACCTAGATTTTTGTTGAAGATGGATAAGTACACCTAGATAGATTTGAATTACTTTGCTTATTTAGTCAAAAATGTATAACTGAAGCTCCTCAACCCCGCCACCACCACACTACACTACACAGTGTGCGATTCAGTGAACTTTGTAAGGAAGAAGCACCCCATAGTGGTTCAGACCAGTTCACCGACAGAAGGAAACGGTaaactactttaaaaaaaaacaaaactatcagtcttgtgatttatttttttttttcttcagattaTAATCAAGCTCTGAcagttgtattttatatttattttttttttatgttgctgcATGTCTCAGAAACAGCACATTTTACTCACCTGAATTCAGTGCAGAAGAATGTACACTTTATGGAGATGGAGATTGTccaggcagacagaaaaaacagtGGTTCTGCCCTGTTTGTCTTAATTAACAGTTACAGACTGTGATGAAAAGGGGTATCACAAAAAATAGCATTGTGAAAATAGAAGCAGACTTCgtagaaaatacatttagaaaTTAAAACTCCTGGATTGCCCCCGAATGCAGGCTGTCGGGAGGAGTTGCACACCTATGAACTAAAAGTGTGATTGGTTGACAGTGGATTGTGCTTGCAGGAGGTTGTTTTAATCCTTAATGAAGTTTCAGTTGGCACGGTCGCACACTCTGTTTGCTACAACCTAATCATAGAGAACTGTTTTACAAGCATATGTCCAACTTGTCCTGTGATCCTCATCAGTTTTTGTCGCATAATCAAGAGTTTTTGTTGGCTCAGAATGAAGGAAAAGACGGCACCACAACTGTATATTACTGAAGTAATAGGAAATATGATTGTGAATTGGGTATTAAATTGCATTCTGTGATATTAAAAGGTCTTAAAGTCTCAAATTGGTGAACCCTGCAGAAACCTTGCGTTTGTGTTCAGTTTTGAACCCCTTGCATCTCTGTAATTCTGCACTCACGACTGAATATCTCCTGCAGCTGTCGTCCTGCACCAAAGTTTTGCTACTGTTGCCCCGCTCACAACGGCCCAAACCACTGCTGCACCGCACAAAGACATCGGCAGACCTGAAAGAGGAAACTACCAGGTCATCAGCAGCAATGGTACCGTCTGTTTACTGGCATCCATGGGTCTCCAGTTCAACATCACCTTCAACTCTCTCTCCCAGAATAAGGTGCTCAATTACAAACACGCAACAGTTATCTGAATAGTGCAAAATAAATATGGACACATTAACGAGTTTGAAATGCTAAATGTTCCGTCGCTTATTTGCAGACTGTGCAGGATGTTGTGAACCTTCAGCCCAATGCGACGAAGTCCTCTGGATCATGTGACTCAGAGAGCGCCTCCCTGCGTATCACAGCAGATGCAGAGAAGACCAACCTCACCCTTTTCTTCACCCTGGTAAGTTACTGCATCTgccctttgttttgtttttttaagatatCACAGCCGTGTGCATAAAACCCCAGTGCCTTTTTCTCttcttgctttattttttacctTGTACTGGTAAcaaccactagatggcagctgGAGTTTGAGGTAAACTCTCCTTCCTGCAGTGTTACTGACTTAAGCGGgccttgtttatttttctccagAATACTACATCCAATAAGTACCACCTGAGTGAAGTGTCTCTGTCAGCAGCCTGGCCGGACATGAAAGGTGAGTGCACTGATGTGTTAGGCCTTGTGTAACTATATAACTGACTGTGAGTTGGTGTTCAAATATTTGTAGTCAAATAGTATATATTACAAAGGACCCCCTCATATGTTATACCTAAGAAGatctgaaatgtcagaaaaaacagaaatgcaatcTAATGCcgcagccctgcaataaatcctaccatTATGAAATATTTAGTTGCATCATAGTGAAAGGTGTTTCTAACATTTTCCAACATTCAAGCTTTTTAGTGCCTTTATTCAGACAGTAGAGCGatgactggaaacaagggggagagagagatgcaacaGAAGTAAACAACTGAGTAAACCATACATTAATGACGACAGTAAGATGCGAGTTAGATGTTTTTAGAACAGAAATAACTGCAAGAATGCATCCACATCCACAAACTCATTCAGTCAATTAGCTGATCTAAAACTCTTCCCTCCATCTTAGGTTTCTTTCTCCTGTATTCTGTCCACaacacattttacaacattttgtacTTCTTTTAGTGGGTCATGCCAATTGGCTCGAGTGTAGTCTTGCTATTTCAACTACTCAACAGTTGATCTCTTATTTTAATGGATGCAGTTACTTTTGAGATcatcagatcttcaacaaaaaAGTGCATTCTCTTTATGCAAGAAAACCCCTCTGGTGAAATCTTTCTTTAATCTTCCTCCTTCTCTAAAGTGGATCTCCTTtcatttaaatctgttttcccTCTTCACATTTTGTCTCAAGtctctcttccttttttgttttactgaacTCTGGTAATCACTGCCTGTTCTGTCCTCTGCTATAGAGCCCTTCTCAGTCAAGAACCGCAGCCTGGACTACCTGCGGGGCACCCTGGGGTTCTCATACATGTGCCGCGAGGAACAAACTCTGAACGTGGCCAAGGATTTGTCCATCAACACCTTCCAGTTGCAGGTGCAGCCCTTCGGTCTCACCGGAGATCGGTTTGGAGCAGGTAAACGCCTCTGTTCCACTAGTAATGTCATGAACTAAATCGACTGCTTTCTTgctctaatttatttttttactctctCAGCTGAGGAATGCCAGTTGGATGAAGATGACATGTTGATCCCCATCATAGTCGGAGCAGCTTTAGCAGGTCTTGTTCTCATCGTGCTCTTGGCCTACCTCATTGGCAGgaagaggagccatgctggctaCCAGACCATCTGAGGTCACC is part of the Micropterus dolomieu isolate WLL.071019.BEF.003 ecotype Adirondacks linkage group LG07, ASM2129224v1, whole genome shotgun sequence genome and harbors:
- the lamp1b gene encoding lysosome-associated membrane glycoprotein 1b; translated protein: MTQTAGVQSWCLGVTLQLILAVVLHQSFATVAPLTTAQTTAAPHKDIGRPERGNYQVISSNGTVCLLASMGLQFNITFNSLSQNKTVQDVVNLQPNATKSSGSCDSESASLRITADAEKTNLTLFFTLNTTSNKYHLSEVSLSAAWPDMKEPFSVKNRSLDYLRGTLGFSYMCREEQTLNVAKDLSINTFQLQVQPFGLTGDRFGAAEECQLDEDDMLIPIIVGAALAGLVLIVLLAYLIGRKRSHAGYQTI